From a single Calonectris borealis chromosome 19, bCalBor7.hap1.2, whole genome shotgun sequence genomic region:
- the MMP28 gene encoding matrix metalloproteinase-28, with product MGARAGGALRAALALGLLAAAQPGPAAGQRREAELFLEKYGYFGEPGAGTHSPAEFTEAVRDFQRVTHLPLSGVLDAPTLHQMALPRCGTGDGESRAAWARRASAARRRRRTTQHGGRWYKRHLTYRVVNWPSYLPQHELRLAVKAAFELWSNVSSLVFWEVRDGPADIRLTFFHGDHNDGLNNAFDGPGGALAHAFFPRRGEAHFDSAERWSLRSGKGRNLFVVVAHEVGHTLGLEHSPVKSALMSPYYKKLSKDFVLSWDDILAIQNLYGKPSKGSAIQLPGKVFTHFQDWSVDLYGGDQQQRSLSAYYCHSFFDAITSDADDNLYIFKGSHYWVVPASGNASDPQPLQTRWPGLPAGIDACAWSQLSGKFYFFKGGRCWRYTGSTLEAGFPQKCSARGLPRHPDTALYFQQLRRLVLFKGPKYFVVSEETLGVEPYYPRSLRDWEGLPPGTTGALTHRDGFVYFFRDDQYWQFDRAKLQVVATGKWATQLPWMGCWDANGGQVLF from the exons CTGTTCCTGGAGAAATACGGCTACTTCGGCGAGCCGGGGGCCGGCACGCACAGCCCCGCCGAGTTCACGGAGGCGGTGAG GGACTTCCAGCGGGTGACCCACCTCCCGCTCAGCGGGGTCCTGGATGCCCCCACGCTCCATCAGATGGCTCTGCCGCGGTGCGGCACGGGCGACGGGGAGAGCCGCGCTGCCTGGGCACGCCGGGCATCTGCCGCCCGGCGCCGCAGGCGCACCACGCAGCACG GCGGGAGGTGGTACAAGCGGCACCTGACCTACCGGGTGGTGAACTGGCCCTCCTACCTGCCGCAGCACGAGCTGCGCCTGGCCGTGAAAGCCGCCTTCGAGCTCTGGAGCAACGTGTCCTCGCTGGTGTTTTGGGAGGTGCGGGACGGCCCGGCTGACATCCGCCTGACGTTCTTCCATGGGGACCACAACGATGGACTCAACAACGCCTTCGATGGACCAG GAGGTGCCCTGGCTCACGCCTTCTTCCCCCGGCGCGGAGAAGCCCACTTCGACAGCGCCGAGCGCTGGTCCCTGCGCAGCGGCAAAGGGCGCAACCTCTTCGTCGTGGTGGCACATGAGGTCGGCCACACGCTGGGGTTGGAGCATTCCCCCGTCAAGAGCGCCCTGATGTCTCCCTACTACAAGAAGCTCAGCAAGGATTTTGTCCTCAGCTGGGATGACATCTTGGCCATCCAGAACTTGTACG GGAAGCCCTCCAAAGGCTCGGCCATCCAGCTCCCGGGAAAGGTCTTCACTCACTTCCAGGACTGGAGCGTGGACCTTTACGGTGGGGaccagcagcagaggagcctCAGCGCCTATTACTGCCACTCCTTCTTCGACGCCATAACCTCTG aTGCAGATGACAACCTCTACATCTTCAAGGGCAGCCACTACTGGGTGGTGCCAGCGAGTGGCAATGCCAGCGACCCGCAGCCCCTGCAGACGCGCTGGCCCGGCCTCCCCGCCGGCATCGACGCCTGCGCCTGGTCCCAGCTCAGCGGCAAGTTTTACTTCTTCAAAG GTGGCCGATGCTGGCGCTACACGGGCTCCACCCTGGAGGCAGGTTTCCCCCAGAAATGCAGCGCCCGCGGCCTCCCGCGACACCCCGACACCGCGCTCTACTTCCAGCAGCTCCGGCGCCTGGTCCTCTTCAAAGGACCCAAATACTTCGTGGTGAGCGAGGAGACCCTCGGCGTGGAGCCCTACTACCCCCGCAGCCTGCGGGACTGGGAGGGTTTGCCCCCCGGCACGACGGGTGCCCTCACCCACCGCGACGGCTTCGTCTACTTCTTTCGGGATGACCAGTACTGGCAATTTGACCGGGCGAAGCTGCAAGTGGTGGCCACTGGCAAATGGGCCACCCAACTGCCCTGGATGGGCTGCTGGGATGCAAATGGTGGGCAGGTCCTCTTCTGA
- the RASL10B gene encoding ras-like protein family member 10B — MVATFKIAVLGAQGVGKSAIVRQFLYNEFSEVCVPTTARRVYLPAVVMNGHVHDLQIMDFPPITAFPVNTLQEWADVCCRGLRSVHAYILVYDICCFDSFEYIKTIRQQILETRVIGTSETPIIIVGNKRDLQRGRVIPRWNVSNLVKKTWKCGYIECSAKYNWHILLLFSELLKSVGCARCKHVHTTIRFQGALRRNRCTIM; from the exons ATGGTGGCAACCTTCAAGATCGCCGTGCTGGGAGCCCAGGGCGTGGGCAAGAGTGCCATAGTCCGGCAGTTCCTCTACAACGAGTTCAGCGAGGTCTGCGTGCCCACCACGGCCCGCCGCGTCTACCTGCCCGCCGTCGTCATGAACGGCCACGTCCACGACCTGCAGATCATGGACTTCCCCCCCATCACCGCCTTCCCCGTCAACACCCTGCAG GAGTGGGCGGACGTGTGTTGCAGGGGGCTCCGGAGCGTCCATGCCTACATCCTGGTCTATGACATCTGTTGCTTTGACAGCTTCGAGTACATCAAAACCATCCGCCAGCAGATCCTGGAAACAAG GGTCATCGGCACTTCGGAGACGCCCATCATCATCGTGGGCAACAAGCGGGACCTGCAGCGGGGCCGGGTGATCCCGCGTTGGAACGTCTCCAACCTGGTGAAGAAGACGTGGAAATGCGGCTACATCGAGTGCTCGGCCAAGTACAACTGGCACATCCTGCTGCTCTTCAGCGAGCTCCTGAAGAGCGTGGGCTGCGCCCGCTGCAAGCACGTCCACACCACCATCCGCTTCCAGGGTGCCCTGCGCAGGAACCGATGCACCATCATGTGA
- the LOC142090769 gene encoding GAS2-like protein 2A, translating to MWGTPSTAVRSIRPYQSSEQYLYAMKEDLAEWLKELYDLDIEVGTFVEVLETGAVLCSHANNVTHMAGEFARACPGVAHHLRLPTAGVACNLAAQPGTFQARDNVSNFIQWCRKEMDIKDVLMFETEDLVLRKNEKNFVLCLLELARRATRFGMRAPTLVQMEEEIEEELRQELDLPPTDTPLPRSPRKPRDLHNLDQMVQHLVSRCTCPVQFPMIKISEGKYRVGDSDTLIFVRILREHIMVRVGGGWDTLEHYLDKHDPCRCTSLSHKQAWKTRSPQQQVQHEIWLCPASKAAARGQPQPTLLVSRSQSPLPPVTWGSRVPPGPRPPATPSPEGSGRPPGASPHREPVQPRRVPSGRTREPPAAPSGRQPPPSRSPARPSSPGHGAMCQAPTPSRLAPGMQDGRGVPKAPPGGEVEGPGAGGQTPRGARASNVPKPRRCLKKPERVPSIYKLKLRPKARPRRDHRPGKRPSRIPTPLGQRPSAPRGQHHPPGPPRHPQPSGTRPGTKPSPADSSAWLTEDDEEAWV from the exons ATGTGGGGGACGCCGAGCACCGCGGTGCGGAGCATCCGTCCCTACCAGTCCAGCGAGCAGTACCTCTACGCCATGAAGGAGGACTTGGCGGAATGGCTGAAGGAGCTGTACGACCTAGACATCGAGGTGGGCACCTTTGTGGAAGTGCTGGAGACGGGGGCCGTGCTCTGCTCCCACGCCAACAACGTCACCCACATGGCCGGGGAGTTTGCCCGCGCCTGCCCCGGCGTGGCCCACCACCTCCGCCTGCCCACCGCCGGCGTCGCCTGTAACCTCGCGGCACAGCCAGGCACCTTCCAGGCCAGGGACAACGTCTCCAACTTCATCCAGTGGTGCAGGAAGGAGATGGATATTAAAG atGTCCTGATGTTCGAGACCGAGGACCTGGTGCTGAGGAAGAACGAGAAGAACTTTGTGCTGTGTCTGCTGGAGCTGGCACGCCGCGCCACCCGCTTTGGCATGCGCGCCCCGACCCTCGTGCAGATGGAGGAGGAGATCGAGGAGGAGCTCCGCCAGGAGCTGGACCTGCCGCCCACAgacacccccctgccccggtccccCAGGAAACCACGGGACCTCCACAACCTTGACCAGATG GTCCAGCACCTGGTGAGCCGCTGTACCTGCCCTGTCCAGTTCCCCATGATCAAGATATCCGAAGGGAAATACCGCGTGGGCGACTCTGACACCCTCATCTTTGTCCGG ATCCTGCGGGAGCACATCATGGTGCGGGTCGGGGGCGGCTGGGACACGCTGGAGCACTACCTGGACAAGCACGACCCGTGCCGCTGCACCTCGCTCT CTCACAAACAAGCCTGGAAAACCAGGAGTCCCCAGCAACAAGTACAGCACGAGATCTGGCTGTGCCCGGCCTCGAAGGCAGCCGCCcgcggccagccccagcccacgcTGCTGGTCAGCCGCTCGCAGAGCCCCTTGCCCCCTGTCACCTGGGGGTCTcgtgtcccccccggcccccggccccctgccaccccctcacCGGAGGGCTCAGGTCGCCCACCGGGTGCCAGCCCTCACCGGGAGCCGGTGCAGCCCCGGAGGGTCCCTTCGGGCAG GACGCGGGAGCCACCGGCTGCCCCTTCGGGGAGGCAGCCGCCACCGTCCAGGTCACCTGCTCGACCCAGCTCCCCTGGCCATGGGGCGATgtgccaggcacccaccccttCCCGGCTGGCCCCCGGCATGCAGGACggcaggggggtccccaaggcgCCAC CTGGGGGAGAGGTGGAAGGGCCGGGAGCAGGGGGCCAGACCCCGCGGGGAGCCAGGGCCAGCAACGTCCCCAAGCCCCGGCGGTGCCTGAAGAAACCCGAGCGCGTGCCCTCCATCTACAAGCTGAAGCTTCGGCCCAAGGCACGTCCCCGGCGGGACCACAGGCCGGGCAAGCGCCCCTCGCGCATCCCCACCCCGCTGGGGCAGCGCCCGTCTGCCCCCCGGGGCCAGCATCACCCCCCGGGgcctccccggcacccccagcccagcggcACCCGCCCCGGGACCAAGCCCTCGCCGGCCGATAGCAGCGCCTGGCTGACCGAGGATGACGAGGAGGCGTGGGTCTGA